A genomic stretch from Chryseobacterium sp. SNU WT5 includes:
- a CDS encoding DinB family protein, with translation MNYHFQAHRAVRQNLLEVLQNTSKRDLLLIPDGFNNNIYWNIAHTVATQQLLHYYLSGNPFRIDKYWIETYKKGTLPVLDVPQSEMEDLAFLLTETSKILMKDFDADFFTDYTSYTTSFGLDLKNIQDAIIFNNMHETQHLGYAMAQKRAILGEQF, from the coding sequence ATGAATTATCATTTTCAGGCACATCGTGCGGTAAGGCAAAATTTGCTTGAAGTCTTACAGAATACTTCGAAGCGGGATCTGCTATTAATACCAGATGGTTTTAACAATAACATCTATTGGAATATTGCCCATACAGTAGCAACACAGCAGCTTCTTCATTATTATTTAAGCGGTAATCCATTTCGTATTGATAAGTATTGGATCGAAACTTATAAGAAGGGGACGCTTCCTGTTTTAGATGTTCCTCAATCTGAAATGGAAGATCTAGCCTTTTTGCTTACTGAAACTTCGAAAATTTTGATGAAAGATTTTGATGCAGACTTTTTTACCGATTACACTTCTTATACCACGAGTTTTGGGTTGGATCTTAAAAACATTCAAGATGCTATCATCTTCAACAACATGCATGAAACGCAGCATTTAGGATATGCGATGGCACAAAAAAGAGCAATTTTAGGAGAGCAGTTTTAA
- the rlmB gene encoding 23S rRNA (guanosine(2251)-2'-O)-methyltransferase RlmB produces the protein MKDDFIFGLRPVIEALEAGKTVDKVFLQNALQGPLYAELKALLAEHKIRANYVPIEKLNRFTRKNHQGVVAFISDVPFHSIENILPELFEAGKVPFLLILDRLTDVRNFGAICRTAECVGIDAIIIPEKGGAPLNSDAIKTSAGAIYNLKICKEKNLGHVVDFLQQSGVQVFSATEKAQKLLYDVDFTQPCAIVMGNEETGISKEVLHHSDEKIKLPIEGKTQSLNVSVACGAILYEATRQKLKAL, from the coding sequence ATGAAAGACGATTTTATATTTGGGCTTCGGCCCGTGATCGAAGCACTTGAAGCTGGAAAAACAGTTGATAAAGTATTTTTACAAAATGCCTTACAGGGACCGCTATATGCCGAGCTAAAAGCACTTTTGGCAGAGCATAAAATTCGGGCAAATTATGTTCCGATTGAAAAACTAAACCGATTTACTCGCAAAAACCACCAAGGTGTGGTTGCTTTTATTTCAGATGTCCCTTTTCATTCCATTGAAAATATTTTACCGGAGCTCTTCGAAGCCGGAAAAGTACCTTTTCTACTTATTTTGGATCGGTTAACAGATGTTAGAAATTTCGGTGCTATTTGTAGAACTGCGGAATGTGTCGGAATTGATGCGATTATTATCCCGGAAAAAGGAGGTGCACCCCTGAATTCTGATGCAATAAAAACTTCTGCCGGTGCAATTTATAATTTGAAGATTTGCAAAGAAAAGAATTTAGGACATGTAGTAGATTTTTTACAGCAGTCTGGTGTTCAGGTATTTTCAGCGACAGAAAAAGCTCAAAAATTATTATACGATGTTGATTTTACACAACCTTGTGCAATCGTTATGGGGAATGAAGAAACTGGAATTTCTAAAGAAGTACTGCATCACTCCGATGAGAAAATTAAATTACCCATTGAAGGTAAAACGCAATCACTGAATGTTTCTGTGGCTTGTGGAGCAATTTTATATGAAGCTACAAGACAAAAGCTGAAAGCGCTATAG
- a CDS encoding nitroreductase, protein MEKTSVLKEIIEGRKSIFPKSYSAEEIDGEVLNEIINSGNYAPNHKRTKPWRFRTFRNEEKNQLGVKLAEIYKQTCLPQAYLEKKYLDISDKISKTDTIITICVNFSGLLPEWEEIAATSMAVQNMYLTATAYEIGCYWSTPGMIQHVGDYLSLEDNQKCIGFFYLGKVAR, encoded by the coding sequence ATGGAAAAAACAAGCGTTTTAAAAGAAATTATAGAAGGGAGAAAAAGTATTTTTCCGAAGTCATATTCTGCAGAAGAAATCGATGGGGAAGTTTTGAATGAAATTATAAATTCAGGAAACTACGCTCCAAATCATAAGCGAACAAAACCTTGGCGCTTTAGAACTTTCAGAAATGAAGAAAAGAACCAGTTAGGGGTAAAATTAGCAGAGATCTATAAGCAGACTTGCTTACCACAAGCATATCTTGAAAAAAAATATCTGGATATTTCCGACAAGATTTCAAAAACAGATACCATCATTACCATTTGCGTTAATTTTAGCGGTCTCTTACCAGAGTGGGAAGAAATTGCGGCTACCTCTATGGCGGTCCAAAATATGTATCTTACAGCTACTGCCTACGAAATTGGCTGCTATTGGAGTACTCCCGGAATGATTCAGCACGTAGGTGATTATCTTAGTTTAGAAGATAATCAGAAATGTATTGGGTTTTTCTATTTAGGGAAAGTAGCGCGTTAA
- a CDS encoding TM2 domain-containing protein gives METYGYNSPNSSSNQNFSNGNYRSEKKLAAGLLGLLLAPFAANKFYLGYISEGFIQIALNIGTCGIATIIPFIEGIIYITMSDEQFDRTYVQQKKGWF, from the coding sequence ATGGAAACTTACGGTTACAACAGTCCAAATTCATCTTCTAATCAAAATTTTAGTAACGGGAATTATCGGTCAGAGAAAAAATTAGCTGCGGGACTTTTGGGTCTTTTATTGGCGCCTTTTGCAGCAAATAAATTTTACTTGGGATATATTAGTGAAGGTTTTATTCAGATAGCGCTAAATATCGGTACCTGCGGCATTGCTACAATTATTCCTTTTATCGAAGGTATTATTTATATAACGATGAGTGATGAACAATTTGATCGCACCTATGTTCAACAAAAGAAAGGTTGGTTTTAA
- the hemB gene encoding porphobilinogen synthase, translating into MIIYSRNRRLRTNASIRALVQETVLTTNDLVMPIFVMEGVGKQEAISSMPGIFRRSIDLTVKECQELFSLGIKAVNLYMKVSEDLKDNTGKESWNPNGLMQNTIKAIKDAVPEMVIMPDVALDPYSIYGHDGIITKGKVDNDATNDALTKMSISLAQAGADIVAPSDMMDGRVAAIRAGLEESGFIDVGILSYAAKYASSFYGPFRNALDSAPKENTENPKDKKTYQMDFHNSREAMDEVLKDIAEGADIIMIKPGMPYLDIVAKIRQAIDLPIAVYNVSGEYAMLKAAAQNGWLDNDKAIMESLTCIKRAGADMIFTYAAKEAAILLNQ; encoded by the coding sequence ATGATTATATATTCTAGAAACAGACGATTAAGAACCAATGCATCAATAAGAGCTTTGGTTCAGGAAACTGTATTAACTACCAATGATTTGGTAATGCCTATTTTTGTGATGGAAGGAGTTGGTAAGCAGGAAGCAATTTCCTCCATGCCTGGAATTTTCAGACGCAGTATCGATTTAACGGTAAAAGAATGTCAGGAATTATTTTCTTTGGGGATAAAAGCAGTCAATCTGTACATGAAAGTTTCTGAAGATTTGAAAGATAATACAGGGAAAGAATCCTGGAATCCCAACGGACTGATGCAGAATACCATTAAAGCGATAAAAGATGCAGTCCCGGAAATGGTGATTATGCCCGATGTCGCGCTGGACCCGTATTCCATCTATGGCCATGACGGAATTATTACTAAAGGAAAAGTTGACAATGATGCAACAAACGATGCATTAACAAAAATGTCTATCTCATTAGCACAAGCAGGAGCGGATATTGTTGCACCCAGCGATATGATGGATGGAAGGGTTGCTGCCATAAGAGCTGGTTTAGAAGAAAGTGGATTTATTGATGTTGGTATTTTAAGTTATGCCGCAAAATATGCCAGTTCTTTTTATGGACCTTTTAGAAATGCGCTTGATTCTGCGCCCAAAGAGAATACAGAAAACCCTAAAGACAAAAAGACGTATCAAATGGATTTTCATAATTCCCGCGAAGCGATGGATGAAGTTCTAAAAGATATTGCAGAAGGAGCAGATATAATCATGATCAAACCAGGAATGCCGTATCTAGATATCGTAGCTAAAATACGTCAAGCAATCGACTTGCCAATTGCTGTTTATAACGTAAGCGGAGAATATGCTATGCTGAAAGCAGCAGCACAAAACGGCTGGTTGGATAATGACAAAGCGATCATGGAAAGCCTGACATGCATTAAACGTGCAGGAGCAGATATGATTTTTACTTATGCTGCAAAAGAAGCAGCTATTTTGCTTAATCAATAA
- a CDS encoding T9SS type A sorting domain-containing protein gives MKKLLFLVLFISSLTVLSENFYAQSVDRLPAINTNKADDGVVVAYPNPARDFIMVKSKDATVLIKSVTFYSILGMQVAEYQINKNSDEIRLDRLRPGKYLMRYTLSDNTQKVTQIVKQ, from the coding sequence GTGAAAAAACTATTATTTCTTGTGCTCTTTATCAGCAGTTTAACTGTTTTATCCGAAAATTTTTATGCGCAGTCTGTAGACAGGTTACCCGCTATAAATACTAATAAAGCGGATGACGGAGTAGTGGTTGCGTATCCAAATCCTGCACGTGACTTTATTATGGTAAAATCTAAAGATGCCACGGTACTTATTAAGTCGGTCACTTTTTATTCAATTCTAGGAATGCAGGTTGCGGAATATCAGATTAACAAGAATTCTGACGAAATACGATTAGATAGATTAAGACCAGGTAAATATCTCATGCGATATACGCTTAGTGACAATACGCAGAAGGTCACCCAGATCGTAAAACAATAA
- a CDS encoding NAD(P)/FAD-dependent oxidoreductase, giving the protein METREKIVIIGGGFAGLQLAKSLNNERKKVMVIDKVNHHMFQPLFYQVACGRIEPSNISFPFRKIFQRSRNVQFRMTEVEQIIPEYNKIVTSEGEFTYDKLVIATGCKTNFFGNAKMESLTYGMKNTQEAIAIRNNVLLTFEKLIIEKKRSDDGNWNIIIVGSGPTGVELAGAFAEMKKDILPRDYPHMNFQDLKIILISSTETPLGMMSEEAQEKSAQYLKELGVDFMRGEMVTDYDGDKVFMKSGKAISSNNVIWAAGVTGNIVDGLNPEVVLRNRFRTDRYNRIEGYPNIFAIGDIAYMETPKYPTGHPQVANVAINQGKNLGKNFLKKSVKDWVEYEYVDQGSMATIGKHRAVVDLPKLKFQGLLAWYFWMFLHLMLILSVRNKLAIFFNWMWSYINKDSSLRLIIIPNKKNNTEQ; this is encoded by the coding sequence ATGGAAACACGTGAAAAAATAGTAATTATCGGAGGCGGTTTTGCAGGACTTCAGTTAGCAAAATCACTGAATAATGAAAGGAAAAAAGTGATGGTCATAGATAAAGTAAACCATCACATGTTTCAACCTCTTTTTTATCAGGTTGCCTGCGGACGGATTGAGCCCAGTAATATTTCTTTTCCTTTTAGAAAAATATTCCAAAGGTCAAGAAATGTACAATTTCGAATGACTGAAGTGGAACAGATTATTCCTGAGTATAATAAAATTGTAACCAGTGAAGGAGAATTTACTTATGATAAATTAGTAATTGCAACGGGCTGTAAGACCAATTTTTTCGGAAATGCAAAAATGGAAAGCTTGACTTATGGTATGAAAAATACACAGGAAGCTATTGCGATCAGAAATAATGTGTTGCTAACTTTTGAAAAATTAATTATCGAAAAAAAGCGAAGTGATGATGGCAACTGGAATATCATTATTGTGGGAAGTGGTCCCACTGGTGTTGAGTTGGCTGGAGCCTTTGCCGAAATGAAAAAAGATATTTTGCCTAGAGATTATCCACATATGAATTTTCAGGATCTCAAAATTATCTTGATTAGTTCTACAGAAACTCCTTTGGGGATGATGAGTGAAGAAGCTCAGGAGAAATCCGCTCAATATTTGAAGGAATTGGGAGTGGATTTTATGAGGGGAGAAATGGTGACAGATTATGATGGTGACAAAGTATTCATGAAGAGTGGAAAGGCAATCTCTTCCAATAACGTTATTTGGGCAGCTGGAGTAACCGGAAATATAGTTGATGGATTAAATCCAGAAGTTGTTTTAAGAAATCGATTCCGTACAGATCGTTATAATAGAATTGAAGGATATCCTAATATTTTTGCAATCGGAGATATTGCATATATGGAAACGCCGAAATATCCAACAGGTCACCCTCAGGTTGCGAACGTTGCAATCAATCAAGGTAAGAATTTAGGGAAAAATTTCTTAAAAAAATCTGTCAAAGATTGGGTGGAGTATGAATATGTCGATCAGGGAAGTATGGCGACAATAGGTAAGCACAGAGCGGTAGTAGATTTACCAAAGCTGAAATTTCAAGGTCTGCTGGCGTGGTATTTTTGGATGTTCCTTCACTTGATGCTTATTCTGAGCGTTCGTAATAAACTCGCTATTTTCTTCAACTGGATGTGGAGTTATATCAATAAAGACTCTTCGTTACGACTAATTATTATTCCTAACAAAAAGAACAATACTGAACAATGA
- the trmD gene encoding tRNA (guanosine(37)-N1)-methyltransferase TrmD: protein MRIDVISVLPELMESPFQASILKRAVEKGLAEVHFHQLRNWSIGKHRQIDDEPYGGGAGMVMMIEPIDKCISELKAQREYDEIIYLTPDGETLTQKIANTLSLKKNLIFLCGHYKGIDQRVRELHITKEISIGDYVLTGGELAACVLADSIIRLLPGVLNDEQSALTDSFQDNLLAPPIYTRPSDYKGLKVPDVLLSGNLKNIEDWQYDEAVRITLEKRPDILN from the coding sequence ATGAGAATAGATGTTATTAGTGTATTACCTGAGTTAATGGAGAGTCCTTTTCAAGCATCAATTCTAAAGAGAGCGGTTGAAAAAGGATTGGCGGAAGTTCATTTTCATCAACTGAGAAATTGGAGTATTGGTAAGCATCGTCAGATCGATGATGAGCCTTATGGCGGCGGTGCTGGTATGGTGATGATGATTGAGCCAATCGATAAATGTATCTCGGAATTAAAAGCGCAACGGGAATATGATGAGATTATTTATTTAACTCCCGATGGCGAGACTTTAACTCAAAAAATCGCAAACACACTTTCTCTTAAGAAAAATCTTATTTTCCTATGTGGGCATTATAAGGGAATTGATCAGCGGGTTCGCGAACTTCATATCACTAAAGAAATTTCCATAGGTGATTATGTGTTGACAGGAGGTGAATTAGCAGCCTGTGTGTTGGCAGACTCAATTATTCGTTTATTGCCAGGAGTACTCAACGATGAGCAATCTGCCCTTACAGATAGTTTCCAGGATAACTTGTTGGCACCGCCGATTTACACAAGACCTTCTGATTATAAAGGACTTAAAGTGCCAGATGTTCTATTATCAGGCAATTTGAAAAATATTGAAGATTGGCAGTACGATGAGGCCGTTCGTATTACTTTAGAAAAAAGACCAGATATTTTAAATTAA
- a CDS encoding endonuclease/exonuclease/phosphatase family protein, whose protein sequence is MPNKDNTEIIAFYNVENLFNPDPTPVHKLDPTISGLKNWDERKYNNKLLKIAHVFRLILETEGELPMLIGLSEVQGQKPLEELIQLEPFDGNYGIVHYESMDERGVDVAFLYDKAKVEIISSEPFSYFFTMDNGKSEYYDTTRDVLFCKVKCAGVLINLFVLHLPSKRERDVNKFKRDYILADLNAKISELLKNDKDSVIVMGDFNENPDEDNLNNFLYDGDFNKILLNPYIDLFKNGVFSTFHYKSGLLFDQIILSPKFFDEEYPLNFQFAKAFNHQKLRNWDKKSSERPFRTYAGTRYLGGYSDHLPVISVFSRD, encoded by the coding sequence ATGCCAAATAAGGATAATACAGAAATAATTGCGTTCTATAATGTAGAGAATCTTTTTAATCCCGATCCTACACCAGTACATAAACTTGATCCCACCATCTCCGGCTTAAAAAATTGGGACGAAAGGAAATACAATAACAAGCTTCTAAAAATAGCTCACGTTTTCAGATTAATCTTGGAAACGGAAGGAGAACTGCCCATGCTGATCGGATTGTCTGAAGTACAGGGTCAGAAACCTTTGGAAGAGTTAATCCAGTTAGAGCCTTTTGATGGTAATTATGGAATTGTTCACTATGAGTCAATGGATGAACGAGGAGTAGATGTTGCTTTTTTATACGATAAAGCAAAGGTCGAAATTATTTCATCTGAACCATTTTCATATTTTTTCACTATGGATAATGGAAAATCAGAATATTACGACACTACTCGTGATGTGCTTTTTTGCAAAGTAAAATGTGCGGGTGTACTGATCAATCTATTTGTATTGCATTTGCCAAGCAAAAGAGAGCGGGATGTCAATAAATTCAAACGCGATTATATTTTAGCAGACCTAAATGCCAAAATCTCAGAATTACTTAAAAATGATAAAGATTCAGTAATCGTGATGGGTGATTTTAATGAAAATCCTGATGAAGATAATCTGAATAATTTCCTTTATGATGGCGATTTTAATAAGATATTATTAAATCCTTACATCGATTTATTTAAAAATGGCGTATTTTCTACCTTTCATTACAAAAGTGGCTTGCTTTTTGACCAGATAATATTATCGCCAAAATTTTTTGATGAAGAATATCCACTGAACTTTCAATTCGCAAAAGCTTTTAACCATCAGAAATTAAGAAATTGGGATAAAAAATCCTCAGAAAGACCGTTTAGAACTTATGCAGGAACCAGGTATCTAGGTGGTTATAGTGATCACTTACCTGTGATATCGGTTTTTTCGAGGGACTAA
- a CDS encoding Lrp/AsnC ligand binding domain-containing protein: MKNAVNAEYHLDAIDKEIIYMLMDNAKSSLAQISKNVGISTTAVHQRIKKLEQAGVIENSISFLNPRKIGYKVVSYIGVYLEQPSHYHDAIKSLNDINEVVEAHYTTGNYTVFLKVLCKDNDHLMEILNKLQKLKGVTRTETFISLEQSINRQLKV; the protein is encoded by the coding sequence ATGAAAAATGCAGTGAATGCCGAGTATCATTTAGATGCTATAGATAAGGAAATCATTTATATGCTAATGGATAATGCAAAATCCTCTCTAGCACAGATTTCAAAAAATGTTGGAATATCCACTACAGCGGTACACCAAAGAATAAAGAAATTGGAACAGGCTGGGGTTATAGAAAATTCTATTTCTTTTCTTAATCCTCGAAAGATTGGTTATAAAGTAGTCTCGTATATCGGGGTTTACTTAGAGCAACCTAGTCATTATCACGATGCCATAAAATCGTTAAATGACATCAATGAGGTAGTAGAAGCTCATTATACGACAGGGAATTACACCGTCTTTTTGAAGGTACTTTGTAAAGATAATGATCATTTAATGGAGATTCTGAACAAATTACAGAAATTAAAAGGAGTGACAAGAACAGAAACTTTTATATCCTTAGAACAAAGTATTAACAGACAATTGAAGGTTTGA
- the deoC gene encoding deoxyribose-phosphate aldolase, with protein MQKTLEKKSSNPMHDHSEQRNKGLPFNTKYFDRININRSAVDRRVTTLGGRRSVKKEFQAAWLLKAISMIDLTTLAGDDTRGNVLRLCEKAKNPVRQDILKALQMQNANLTTGAVCVYHNLIPYAKEALKGSTIPIAAVSTGFPAGQISLEEKITEIKKSVAAGATEIDIVISRALVLESKWKELYDEIKLCREACGDAHMKTILATGEIPTYTKVAKASWVAMMAGSDFIKTSTGKESVNATLAVSLVMIRCIRDYYELTGVKIGYKPAGGIQKAKQALDYLILIKEELGNEWLTPNLFRFGASSLLGDIERQLEHYVTGRYSAGFRHPMA; from the coding sequence ATGCAAAAGACATTAGAAAAAAAATCGAGCAACCCTATGCATGATCATAGTGAACAAAGAAATAAAGGTCTTCCCTTTAATACCAAATATTTCGATAGGATCAATATTAACCGAAGCGCAGTTGATCGTCGCGTTACAACTTTGGGTGGACGAAGAAGTGTGAAAAAAGAGTTTCAAGCAGCTTGGCTTTTAAAAGCAATTTCTATGATTGACCTGACCACCTTGGCAGGCGACGATACCCGTGGAAATGTTCTGCGCTTGTGCGAAAAAGCGAAGAATCCCGTTCGACAGGATATTTTAAAGGCTTTACAAATGCAGAATGCCAACCTTACCACGGGTGCGGTTTGCGTATACCATAATTTAATTCCTTACGCAAAGGAAGCGCTGAAAGGAAGTACGATACCGATTGCAGCAGTATCAACAGGTTTTCCAGCGGGTCAAATTTCGCTTGAAGAAAAAATTACAGAAATCAAAAAATCAGTTGCCGCCGGTGCAACCGAAATCGATATTGTTATTTCTCGAGCATTGGTTTTAGAATCAAAATGGAAAGAACTTTACGACGAAATCAAATTGTGTCGCGAAGCTTGTGGCGATGCACACATGAAAACCATTTTGGCAACGGGTGAAATTCCAACATATACTAAAGTAGCAAAAGCATCTTGGGTAGCCATGATGGCCGGTTCGGATTTTATCAAAACATCTACCGGAAAAGAATCCGTGAATGCAACTCTAGCCGTGAGTTTGGTGATGATTCGTTGTATTCGTGATTATTATGAATTAACGGGTGTCAAAATAGGTTACAAGCCAGCGGGCGGAATCCAAAAAGCAAAACAGGCTCTCGATTATTTAATTCTGATCAAGGAAGAATTAGGAAACGAATGGTTAACTCCCAACCTTTTCAGATTCGGTGCAAGTTCCCTTTTGGGTGATATTGAGCGACAATTAGAGCATTACGTCACTGGCCGATATAGTGCAGGATTCAGACATCCAATGGCATAG
- a CDS encoding aldehyde dehydrogenase family protein, with translation MEIKEIYNTMVYGPAPESAAAAVEFLENHNRSFDLFIGGEWVKPHSKKYMDSNNPSNKEFLAKVAEGDENDVDKAVMAANSALANWVNIGGFERAKYLYAIARQIQKHSRLFAVLETLDNGKSIRETRDIDIPIVARHFYHHAGWAKLMDTEFRDYQEVGVIGQIIPWNFPLMMLSWKVAPALAMGNTIVLKPAEYTSLTALLFAEICEKIGLPKGVVNVVTGLGTVAGNALVNHKDIQKVAFTGSTKVGKILRTNIAGTGKKISLELGGKSPFIVFEDADLDSAVEGIVDAIWFNQGQVCCAGSRLLIQESVSEVFYKKLRARMETLRIGDPMDKAVDMGSIIDPIQLKSIKEMVKIGIDEGCTIYQPKNGVPENGWFYPPTLFTDVPTSAVIAQEEIFGPVLVAMTFRSHSEAVALANNTRYGLASSVWTENINLALDIAPKIKAGSVWINCTNQFDAAAGFGGYRESGFGREGGKEGLYEYMKPKVEAEFTSKPIVPKAEKPKDAKKVENTLAEIDRTTKMYIGGKQARPDGGYSTEIKNAFGEYIGEVSEGNRKDIRNAVEAAHAEKSWGGMTGHSRAQVLYYIAENLAIRSEEFAERIVEMTNQSLESAQDEVGKSIERIYTYAAYADKYDGAAHSTVQRMVTFAMPEAIGVMAIICPDENPLLGFISTVIPAIAMGNRVVVIPSEKHPFSATDFYQILETSDVPAGTVNIVTGPKEELAGELAKHYNIEGIWYFGTAEGSKNIELQSTDSMKRSWVNFGKYRNWLNPAHGEGQEFLRHATEIKNIWIPYGA, from the coding sequence ATGGAAATCAAAGAAATATACAACACTATGGTTTACGGTCCAGCTCCAGAAAGCGCAGCTGCTGCTGTGGAATTTTTAGAAAATCATAACCGAAGTTTTGACTTGTTCATTGGCGGTGAATGGGTAAAACCGCACTCCAAGAAATACATGGATTCCAACAATCCATCCAATAAAGAATTTTTAGCAAAAGTAGCCGAAGGTGATGAAAACGATGTTGATAAAGCTGTGATGGCAGCCAATAGCGCCCTCGCAAACTGGGTAAACATTGGAGGTTTCGAACGTGCAAAATATTTGTACGCTATCGCAAGACAGATTCAAAAGCACTCCAGATTATTTGCAGTTCTTGAAACATTAGACAACGGAAAATCAATTCGCGAAACCCGCGATATCGATATTCCAATTGTTGCAAGACATTTCTACCATCATGCAGGTTGGGCAAAACTCATGGATACCGAATTCAGAGATTATCAGGAAGTAGGTGTTATCGGACAAATCATTCCGTGGAATTTTCCTTTAATGATGCTTTCCTGGAAAGTAGCTCCGGCTTTAGCCATGGGAAATACGATCGTTTTGAAACCGGCAGAATACACCTCTTTAACTGCCTTGCTTTTCGCTGAGATCTGTGAAAAAATCGGCTTGCCAAAAGGTGTTGTAAACGTAGTTACCGGTCTTGGAACAGTTGCTGGGAATGCTTTAGTAAATCACAAAGATATTCAGAAAGTTGCCTTCACTGGTTCTACCAAAGTGGGCAAAATCTTAAGAACAAATATTGCCGGAACAGGTAAGAAAATATCTCTGGAATTAGGAGGTAAATCACCGTTCATCGTTTTCGAAGATGCAGATCTGGATTCTGCAGTAGAAGGAATTGTAGATGCGATCTGGTTCAATCAAGGACAGGTTTGTTGTGCAGGTTCCAGACTGTTAATTCAGGAATCAGTCTCTGAAGTATTTTACAAAAAACTTCGTGCAAGAATGGAAACGCTTCGTATCGGCGATCCAATGGATAAAGCAGTCGATATGGGTTCCATCATTGATCCGATCCAGTTAAAAAGCATTAAAGAGATGGTGAAAATCGGAATTGATGAAGGTTGCACGATTTATCAACCAAAAAATGGCGTTCCAGAAAATGGATGGTTTTATCCACCGACATTATTTACAGATGTTCCGACCAGCGCCGTCATCGCGCAAGAGGAGATCTTCGGACCGGTTTTGGTCGCTATGACCTTCCGTTCGCATTCGGAGGCTGTTGCTTTGGCGAATAATACAAGATACGGTTTGGCTTCAAGTGTCTGGACAGAAAATATCAATTTAGCTTTAGATATTGCTCCAAAAATTAAAGCAGGAAGCGTTTGGATCAACTGTACGAATCAGTTTGACGCCGCTGCAGGTTTTGGTGGTTACCGAGAATCCGGTTTCGGAAGGGAAGGTGGAAAAGAAGGTTTGTATGAATATATGAAACCTAAAGTGGAGGCTGAATTTACTTCAAAACCAATTGTACCAAAAGCTGAAAAACCCAAAGACGCTAAAAAAGTTGAAAATACTTTGGCAGAAATCGACCGTACAACAAAAATGTACATCGGTGGTAAACAGGCTCGCCCAGATGGTGGGTACAGTACTGAAATAAAAAATGCCTTCGGTGAATACATTGGTGAGGTTTCAGAAGGTAACAGAAAAGACATCAGAAATGCCGTTGAAGCAGCACACGCAGAAAAATCCTGGGGTGGAATGACGGGGCATTCCAGAGCACAGGTTTTATACTATATCGCAGAAAACTTAGCGATCCGTTCAGAAGAATTCGCGGAGAGAATTGTTGAAATGACCAACCAATCTTTAGAATCTGCTCAGGACGAGGTTGGGAAATCGATCGAAAGAATTTATACATATGCAGCTTACGCCGATAAATATGATGGTGCTGCACATTCTACCGTTCAGAGAATGGTGACTTTTGCCATGCCGGAAGCAATTGGCGTGATGGCCATTATTTGTCCAGATGAAAATCCGTTGTTAGGATTTATTTCTACGGTAATTCCCGCCATTGCGATGGGAAATAGAGTGGTCGTAATTCCGTCTGAAAAACACCCTTTTTCAGCAACCGATTTCTATCAGATCTTAGAAACTTCGGATGTTCCTGCAGGGACGGTAAATATTGTAACCGGACCAAAAGAAGAATTAGCCGGTGAACTTGCTAAACATTATAATATTGAAGGGATCTGGTATTTCGGAACAGCTGAAGGAAGTAAAAATATCGAATTACAATCTACAGATTCTATGAAACGTTCCTGGGTGAATTTCGGAAAATACAGAAACTGGCTAAATCCAGCCCATGGAGAAGGTCAGGAGTTTCTAAGACATGCTACAGAGATTAAAAATATTTGGATTCCTTACGGCGCTTAG